A genome region from Paracoccus stylophorae includes the following:
- a CDS encoding putative DNA modification/repair radical SAM protein, which yields MARQTLDQKLAILSDAAKYDASCASSGSTRRHSRDGKGLGSNEGSGICHAYTPDGRCISLLKILMTNFCIYDCSYCINRVSSNVPRARFSVDEAVRLTIEFYRRNYIEGLFLSSGVIRSPDATMSDMVQIARKLRHEENFRGYIHLKTIPDASPDLIAEAGRLADRLSINVELPTDSALAQYAPEKKPEHIRRAMANVRMARDANKERTFTGKRPPRFAPAGQSTQMIIGADGSNDATVLRQSTRLYASYRLKRVYYSAFSPIPDSSAKLPLIRPPLEREHRLYQADWLLRFYDFGLDEITSVTRDGNLDLDIDPKLAWALAHRGVFPLDVNRASRELLLRVPGFGIKTVDRILATRRHRTLRFEDLLRMGAAMKKARAFVTAGGWTPGSLTDSADLRARFAPPPEQLALF from the coding sequence ATGGCACGACAGACACTGGATCAGAAACTGGCGATTCTCAGCGATGCGGCGAAATACGACGCGTCCTGCGCCTCGTCAGGCTCGACCAGACGTCATTCCCGCGATGGCAAGGGGCTGGGGTCGAACGAAGGCAGCGGCATCTGCCACGCCTATACCCCCGACGGGCGCTGCATCAGCCTGTTGAAGATCCTGATGACGAATTTCTGCATCTACGATTGCAGCTATTGCATCAACCGCGTTTCCTCGAACGTGCCCCGCGCGCGGTTCAGCGTCGATGAGGCGGTGCGGCTGACCATCGAGTTCTATCGGCGCAATTACATCGAGGGGCTGTTTTTGTCCTCGGGCGTGATCCGGTCGCCCGATGCGACCATGTCAGACATGGTGCAGATCGCCCGCAAGCTGCGGCACGAGGAAAATTTCCGCGGCTATATCCATCTGAAGACGATTCCCGACGCCTCGCCCGACCTGATCGCAGAGGCCGGCCGGCTGGCCGACCGCCTGTCGATCAATGTCGAACTGCCCACCGATTCCGCCCTTGCCCAATACGCGCCCGAGAAGAAGCCCGAACATATCCGCCGCGCCATGGCCAATGTCCGCATGGCGCGGGACGCAAACAAGGAGAGGACGTTTACCGGCAAGCGCCCGCCCCGCTTCGCCCCGGCGGGCCAGTCCACGCAGATGATCATCGGTGCGGACGGATCGAACGACGCGACGGTCCTGCGCCAGTCGACGCGGCTTTACGCCAGCTACAGGCTGAAGCGGGTCTATTACTCGGCCTTCTCGCCCATTCCCGACAGTTCGGCCAAGCTGCCGCTGATCCGCCCGCCCCTGGAACGCGAGCACCGGCTTTATCAGGCGGACTGGCTGCTGCGTTTCTATGATTTCGGGCTGGACGAGATCACCTCGGTGACGCGCGACGGCAATCTGGATCTGGACATCGACCCCAAGCTGGCCTGGGCGCTGGCGCATCGCGGGGTGTTTCCGCTGGATGTGAACCGCGCCAGTCGCGAATTGCTGCTGCGTGTGCCGGGATTCGGGATCAAGACCGTGGACCGGATCCTGGCGACGCGCCGCCACCGCACGCTGCGGTTCGAGGATCTTCTGCGGATGGGCGCCGCCATGAAGAAGGCGCGCGCCTTTGTCACCGCCGGGGGCTGGACGCCGGGCAGCCTGACCGACAGCGCCGATCTGCGCGCGCGCTTCGCGCCGCCGCCCGAACAGCTGGCGCTGTTCTGA
- a CDS encoding UdgX family uracil-DNA binding protein (This protein belongs to the uracil DNA glycosylase superfamily, members of which act in excision repair of DNA. However, it belongs more specifically to UdgX branch, whose founding member was found to bind uracil in DNA (where it does not belong), without cleaving it, appears to promote DNA repair by a pathway involving RecA, rather than base excision.) has translation MHRVSLPRIGTAKAWRDAARGFLAAGVPPEHILWGDHAAAPDLFGGDSPPPGGGTVTVPRSFVAMAETAVWHSDPERFARLYAFLWRLKDAPHLMADRGDAELAKLRQMEKNVRRCQHKMKAFVRFREIGAPDAARRSFAAWFEPSHHTVEPTADFFVRRFSDMDWRILTPDISAIFEQGELSFHQGYARPDLPEDAGEALWITYFQNIFNPARLKVQAMQSEMPKKYWKNMPEAALIPQMIAQAPGRADAMAAAAPTLPPARMAPAQAQLASCASAWDGPAEDLPRAIRACTRCALHCHATQAVPGEGPADADLMVVGEQPGDLEDLSGRPFVGPAGQMFDSLAAEAGLDRDAAFVTNAVKHFKFVARGKRRIHQRPNTSEIHHCRWWLDAEIAQVRPRLILAMGATAAQSLTGNGTAILSRRGRIETGPNDLPVLITLHPSYLLRTPDAAERARATAQFRQDLTTAAGIIAQEAG, from the coding sequence ATGCACCGGGTCAGCCTGCCGCGCATCGGCACCGCCAAGGCGTGGCGCGACGCCGCGCGCGGGTTTCTGGCCGCCGGCGTGCCGCCCGAACACATCCTGTGGGGCGATCACGCAGCCGCCCCCGATCTTTTCGGCGGCGACAGCCCGCCACCGGGCGGCGGAACGGTGACGGTGCCGCGCAGCTTCGTCGCCATGGCCGAAACCGCCGTGTGGCACAGCGACCCCGAACGCTTTGCGCGGCTGTATGCATTCCTGTGGCGGCTGAAGGACGCGCCGCATCTGATGGCGGATCGCGGCGATGCCGAGTTGGCAAAGCTGCGGCAGATGGAAAAGAACGTCCGCCGCTGCCAGCACAAGATGAAGGCTTTCGTGCGCTTTCGCGAAATCGGCGCGCCCGACGCCGCCCGGCGCAGCTTTGCCGCGTGGTTCGAGCCCAGCCACCACACGGTCGAGCCGACGGCGGATTTTTTCGTGCGCCGCTTTTCCGACATGGACTGGCGTATCCTGACCCCCGACATCTCGGCCATCTTCGAGCAGGGCGAACTGTCCTTTCACCAGGGATATGCCCGGCCAGACCTGCCCGAGGATGCCGGCGAGGCGCTGTGGATCACGTATTTTCAGAACATCTTCAATCCGGCGCGGCTGAAAGTGCAGGCGATGCAATCCGAGATGCCGAAGAAATACTGGAAGAACATGCCCGAGGCCGCGCTTATTCCGCAGATGATCGCGCAGGCGCCGGGCCGCGCAGATGCGATGGCCGCCGCCGCGCCGACGCTGCCGCCCGCCCGGATGGCGCCGGCACAGGCGCAACTGGCCTCCTGCGCATCGGCGTGGGACGGCCCGGCCGAGGATCTTCCCCGCGCGATCCGCGCCTGCACGCGCTGCGCGCTGCATTGCCACGCGACGCAGGCGGTGCCGGGCGAAGGCCCCGCCGATGCGGATCTGATGGTGGTCGGCGAACAGCCCGGCGATCTTGAGGATCTGAGCGGGCGGCCCTTTGTCGGCCCGGCCGGGCAGATGTTCGACAGCCTCGCCGCCGAGGCGGGGCTGGACCGCGACGCCGCCTTCGTCACCAATGCGGTCAAGCATTTCAAGTTCGTCGCCCGCGGCAAGCGGCGCATCCACCAGCGACCCAACACCTCCGAGATCCATCACTGCCGCTGGTGGCTGGACGCCGAGATCGCGCAGGTCCGCCCGCGACTGATCCTGGCCATGGGTGCCACCGCCGCGCAAAGCCTGACCGGCAATGGCACGGCCATCCTGTCCCGGCGCGGCAGGATCGAGACCGGACCCAACGACCTGCCGGTGCTGATCACCCTGCACCCGTCCTACCTGCTGCGGACGCCCGACGCGGCAGAGCGCGCGCGCGCAACGGCGCAGTTCAGGCAGGACCTGACCACCGCCGCCGGGATCATCGCGCAGGAAGCGGGCTAG
- a CDS encoding acyltransferase family protein: MKYRPEIDGLRTIAVLPVVFFHAGIGPFHGGFSGVDIFFVISGYLITSLIIGDLEAGKFSILNFYTRRVRRILPALFFVLALSSLAAFHILYPLELNEFAQSVVATMFFSSNIFFWIKSDYFATAAELKPLLHTWSLGVEEQYYLFFPPLMMVIWKGARKVRLSLSLLGFIAALSLAACLVLSETWSGMTFYLLPFRAWELLIGAMCAIVLARWHIPANGPAAILGAVLIAISVLFGSEHGWPSWQALLPTVGSGLVILFASGSSGIGRLLATGPMVGIGLLSYSLYLWHQPLFAFTRLRLPDEPSVSLKFALIALAILLSWFTWRFVEKPFRTRGPEGFVVGDRKVAVMTGSVAVVFVAAGLLGDATDGWPKRTAPSGLTFAQITSDLAGAQIDNLPCDTDLAFNPALTAPLPECVFAAAGTDPPRRAILLGDSHGSIMTEAVAARLVSAGYETSVATFGGCVPFPGYRTVFRDCHAANTAMYRHVAESGYDVIVLVFRPQPVFFEDHRIIPAGDASPDQPVDVLEMIRSGLMQLIGTGANVILFEPVPDMPRDIGHLARNRFAFDEDHATVEFSIPFSQYLGRTEPVLDFLRTIRAPDLTVLETSRVMCDGIDRACAGIEAGVALYIDDNHLSRFGVHKLMAGVDKDLQDALDASNLAVPPQAGRAQEASVQSPLR, encoded by the coding sequence ATGAAATATCGCCCAGAGATAGACGGGCTGAGAACCATCGCCGTCCTGCCGGTCGTTTTCTTCCATGCGGGGATCGGGCCGTTCCATGGCGGGTTTTCGGGCGTCGATATTTTCTTCGTGATTTCGGGCTATCTGATCACCTCGCTGATTATCGGCGATCTGGAGGCGGGGAAATTCAGCATCCTGAATTTCTATACGCGGCGCGTCCGGCGCATTCTTCCCGCGCTTTTCTTCGTGCTTGCTCTCAGCAGTCTTGCGGCGTTCCATATCCTGTATCCGTTGGAATTGAACGAGTTCGCGCAGAGCGTCGTGGCGACGATGTTCTTTTCGTCCAACATATTCTTCTGGATAAAAAGCGATTATTTCGCGACCGCCGCCGAACTGAAGCCGCTTCTTCACACATGGAGCCTTGGGGTCGAGGAACAATATTATCTGTTCTTCCCCCCGCTCATGATGGTTATCTGGAAGGGCGCGCGGAAGGTCCGGTTGTCACTCTCGCTTCTGGGCTTTATCGCGGCCCTCAGCCTTGCGGCGTGTCTTGTGTTGAGTGAGACCTGGTCGGGGATGACGTTCTATCTTCTGCCGTTTCGCGCGTGGGAACTGCTGATCGGGGCGATGTGTGCGATCGTGCTTGCCCGTTGGCACATTCCGGCCAATGGCCCCGCCGCGATCCTTGGCGCGGTCCTGATCGCAATCTCGGTCCTGTTCGGCTCCGAGCACGGCTGGCCATCCTGGCAGGCCCTGCTTCCGACCGTCGGGTCGGGGCTGGTCATCCTGTTCGCCTCCGGCAGCAGCGGGATCGGCCGCCTTCTTGCGACCGGGCCGATGGTCGGGATCGGGCTGCTCAGCTACAGCCTGTATCTGTGGCATCAGCCGCTGTTCGCATTCACGCGTCTGCGCTTGCCCGACGAACCCTCGGTCAGCCTGAAATTCGCCCTCATCGCGCTGGCCATCCTGCTTTCATGGTTTACGTGGCGTTTCGTCGAAAAGCCGTTCCGGACGCGGGGACCGGAAGGCTTTGTCGTCGGCGACAGGAAGGTGGCCGTGATGACGGGGTCTGTCGCCGTGGTGTTCGTGGCGGCAGGGCTTCTGGGGGATGCCACCGATGGCTGGCCGAAGCGCACCGCCCCCTCCGGTCTGACCTTCGCGCAGATCACAAGCGACCTGGCCGGCGCGCAGATCGATAACCTGCCATGCGACACCGATCTGGCCTTCAACCCCGCCCTCACCGCGCCGTTGCCCGAATGCGTGTTTGCGGCCGCAGGCACTGATCCGCCGCGGCGGGCGATCCTTCTGGGCGACAGCCATGGGTCGATCATGACGGAGGCAGTCGCCGCGCGGCTGGTTTCGGCGGGTTATGAGACGTCGGTCGCCACGTTCGGCGGATGCGTTCCGTTTCCCGGCTATCGCACGGTGTTCCGGGATTGCCATGCGGCCAACACCGCCATGTATCGCCATGTGGCGGAATCCGGTTACGACGTGATCGTTCTTGTCTTCCGTCCGCAACCGGTCTTCTTCGAAGATCACAGGATCATACCGGCCGGTGACGCCTCGCCCGATCAGCCGGTGGATGTTCTGGAAATGATCCGTTCGGGATTGATGCAGCTTATCGGCACCGGAGCGAACGTCATCCTGTTCGAGCCGGTTCCCGACATGCCCCGCGATATCGGCCATCTTGCCCGCAATCGTTTCGCGTTCGATGAAGATCACGCGACCGTCGAGTTCTCGATCCCGTTTTCCCAGTATCTCGGCCGGACCGAACCGGTCCTCGACTTCCTGCGCACGATCCGCGCGCCCGATCTTACGGTGCTGGAAACGTCGCGGGTGATGTGCGACGGCATCGACCGCGCCTGTGCGGGGATAGAGGCGGGCGTGGCCCTTTACATCGACGACAATCACCTGTCCCGGTTCGGCGTCCATAAGCTGATGGCCGGGGTGGACAAGGACTTGCAGGATGCCCTGGACGCCAGCAATCTTGCCGTTCCGCCGCAGGCCGGCCGGGCGCAGGAGGCCAGCGTTCAATCGCCTTTGCGATAA
- a CDS encoding putative nucleotide-diphospho-sugar transferase: MPEGEPPRCISALNSGVLAVRKSQATDAFLREWDREVREKGERRDQAAMRRVLARSRLRYSVLGPEYNLMKHVHLENWGQRLGSPRIIHAPALHEKPSANPEAPFVLEEALTPELSSRKLVRHDRSLGAEHAGILLTPRQKRERQLKSLQKQVKDLKADKKRLAAELTTYRRSRSVRLLTRLNWRLRRNLDRQGPV; this comes from the coding sequence TTGCCGGAGGGCGAGCCGCCTCGCTGCATCTCGGCGCTCAACAGCGGCGTTCTGGCGGTTCGCAAGTCGCAGGCCACCGATGCCTTTCTGAGGGAGTGGGACAGGGAAGTAAGGGAGAAGGGGGAGCGTCGCGACCAAGCAGCCATGCGCCGGGTCTTGGCGCGCTCCCGGCTGCGATATTCTGTCCTTGGACCGGAATACAACCTGATGAAACATGTGCATCTGGAGAATTGGGGCCAGAGGCTGGGTTCACCGCGCATCATCCATGCGCCCGCACTTCACGAAAAGCCCTCCGCAAACCCGGAAGCGCCTTTCGTTCTGGAGGAGGCCCTTACACCGGAATTGTCATCTCGCAAACTCGTGCGCCATGACAGGTCGCTGGGCGCAGAGCATGCGGGGATCTTGCTGACACCGCGCCAGAAGAGAGAGCGTCAGCTAAAGTCGCTTCAGAAGCAGGTCAAAGATCTGAAGGCTGACAAGAAGCGTCTTGCGGCAGAGCTGACAACTTACCGAAGAAGTCGGAGCGTCAGGCTGCTGACGAGGCTGAACTGGCGTCTGCGCCGGAACCTGGACAGGCAGGGCCCCGTGTAA
- a CDS encoding trypsin-like peptidase domain-containing protein — MLMRGDRHSGGGLTRVGRIVRLMRPGIALTNRALPGPPPPLLPSGLREHMDALQQIAAAYSRSVGRIDVRQSDGAWMRVGTGWVVNAGGGGRNARILTAGHVLTYMLNSGRPVTRRLGRLAVGTGDGRALRQTRITFADRPDPAAQGIDIAAVIWPHGLWDAMLCELDRPLDLAPEKVPPLEIDPGRAQGRDDPVAVLGYPAAQGFVPPALVGAGGLASVFEGELGILRLCPGRCLNPDAMAGPGRPTTHQEAAARLMAHDASTLGGNSGSPIFNLLTRHVVALHTSGGQFFLGGPEHPDEANRGVPIPLLLAEARMREEIDDALPSGSRTPAERQPPAAWSPALADPDDEGVSPFIGTDPADLPPALLAAAVADRPDTRDRFYAPPMTAPRDAVLPGRDPRRRIHNQRSEPACVGFALAALIDVQRRATDPEAKPVSARMLYEMALAQDEWIEDGAGGTSLRAGIKGFFHSGVCGADVAPFVPGQQGWAFTRRAARDARNVTAGAYFRLRPQLADFQSAIQELGAVAVAAHIHAGWIRSDGKRIHSIRHSQERIGAHAFAVIGYDAAGFIVQNSWGPDWGGWGGRDGMAHWSYADWAENLIDAWIVRLAPSSPSAFGLTPASGAAAKDDGLPAATAALPRAPRHALLGHVIHAERDGIVEAGRLGLGLGALREAVGELNANELPECPQLAILHHDPFLGAEAISRIAAHMTPVFLKNGIFPLHIAYGVDEVATVAARMRAEAALVSERFGRLAVDGSAYLEHRAARLCGRILADFAAEADTAARPGGSLWQAGAALCIEAAKGRVLSLLSFGTGSIAAAAQIDEAMRRNDPKVTRFLQIAPVALPKYRNGYTHRIWPLGHDRQPGDLPPFACDWVDLVQTALGQKAFPLRAGSGDRTNTPGTLAACCSDPSLLNALLAEIRGRPPSPTRRFA, encoded by the coding sequence ATGCTGATGCGGGGTGACCGGCATTCCGGTGGCGGGCTGACGCGCGTTGGCCGGATTGTCAGGCTGATGCGTCCGGGGATCGCGCTGACGAACCGCGCGCTGCCCGGCCCGCCGCCACCCCTGCTGCCGTCAGGGCTGCGCGAGCATATGGACGCCCTCCAGCAGATCGCCGCCGCCTATTCCAGAAGCGTCGGCAGAATAGATGTGCGCCAGTCGGATGGCGCGTGGATGCGGGTGGGCACCGGCTGGGTCGTGAACGCCGGCGGCGGCGGGCGCAATGCCCGCATCCTCACCGCCGGTCACGTGCTGACCTACATGCTGAATTCCGGCCGACCGGTGACACGCAGGCTTGGCCGTCTTGCCGTAGGCACTGGCGATGGCCGTGCCCTGCGCCAGACCCGCATCACCTTCGCCGACCGACCGGATCCTGCGGCGCAGGGCATCGATATCGCTGCAGTGATTTGGCCACACGGACTGTGGGACGCGATGCTGTGCGAGCTTGACCGTCCGCTGGATCTTGCGCCGGAAAAGGTCCCGCCGCTGGAAATCGACCCCGGCCGGGCGCAGGGGCGGGACGACCCCGTCGCCGTTCTGGGCTACCCGGCCGCGCAAGGCTTTGTGCCGCCTGCGCTGGTCGGCGCGGGCGGGTTGGCCTCTGTCTTTGAAGGCGAGCTTGGCATCCTGAGGCTTTGTCCCGGCCGATGCCTCAACCCCGACGCGATGGCCGGTCCGGGACGTCCGACCACACACCAAGAGGCGGCGGCAAGGCTCATGGCGCATGATGCATCGACCCTCGGCGGCAATTCCGGGTCGCCGATATTCAACCTGCTGACCCGCCATGTGGTCGCGCTGCACACAAGCGGCGGCCAGTTTTTCCTCGGCGGCCCCGAGCACCCGGACGAAGCCAATCGCGGCGTGCCGATACCGCTGCTTCTTGCCGAGGCGCGGATGCGTGAGGAAATCGACGATGCCTTGCCGTCCGGCAGCCGCACCCCGGCCGAGCGGCAGCCGCCGGCGGCCTGGTCGCCCGCGCTGGCCGATCCCGACGATGAAGGCGTGTCGCCCTTCATCGGTACAGATCCAGCCGATCTGCCCCCCGCGCTGCTGGCCGCCGCCGTCGCAGACCGTCCCGACACCCGCGACCGGTTCTATGCCCCGCCGATGACCGCGCCTCGCGACGCCGTCCTGCCCGGCCGCGATCCCCGCCGGCGCATCCATAATCAAAGATCCGAGCCGGCTTGCGTCGGTTTCGCGTTGGCCGCGCTGATCGACGTGCAGCGGCGGGCAACCGATCCGGAGGCCAAACCGGTCAGCGCCCGGATGCTCTACGAGATGGCGCTGGCGCAGGATGAATGGATCGAGGACGGCGCCGGCGGCACGAGCCTGCGCGCGGGAATCAAGGGGTTCTTCCATTCCGGTGTCTGCGGCGCGGATGTGGCGCCGTTTGTGCCGGGCCAGCAGGGCTGGGCGTTCACCCGCCGCGCGGCGCGCGACGCCCGCAATGTGACGGCGGGCGCGTATTTCCGGCTGCGCCCGCAGCTCGCCGATTTCCAGTCCGCGATCCAGGAACTGGGCGCGGTGGCGGTGGCGGCGCATATCCATGCCGGCTGGATACGCAGCGATGGCAAGCGCATCCATTCCATCCGCCACAGCCAGGAACGGATCGGGGCCCATGCATTCGCGGTGATCGGCTACGACGCCGCGGGGTTCATCGTGCAAAATTCCTGGGGGCCGGACTGGGGCGGCTGGGGCGGCCGGGACGGCATGGCGCATTGGAGCTATGCCGACTGGGCCGAGAACCTGATCGATGCCTGGATTGTCCGTCTTGCCCCCAGCTCACCCTCGGCCTTCGGCCTGACCCCGGCAAGCGGCGCGGCAGCGAAAGATGACGGGCTGCCAGCCGCGACGGCAGCCCTGCCGCGGGCGCCGCGCCACGCGCTTCTGGGGCATGTGATCCATGCCGAACGTGATGGCATCGTCGAGGCCGGGCGGCTCGGCCTCGGGCTCGGCGCGTTGCGCGAGGCGGTGGGAGAGCTCAACGCGAACGAACTGCCGGAATGTCCGCAACTTGCCATCCTGCACCACGATCCCTTCCTGGGGGCCGAAGCAATTTCCCGCATCGCCGCCCACATGACGCCGGTTTTCCTGAAGAACGGCATCTTCCCCCTGCATATCGCCTACGGCGTCGATGAGGTCGCTACCGTCGCGGCGCGGATGCGGGCAGAGGCGGCATTGGTGTCGGAACGATTCGGCAGGCTGGCAGTGGACGGATCGGCCTATCTTGAACATCGTGCCGCGCGGCTCTGCGGCAGGATCCTTGCCGATTTCGCCGCCGAAGCCGACACGGCGGCAAGGCCAGGCGGTTCACTCTGGCAAGCGGGCGCCGCCCTCTGCATCGAGGCGGCAAAGGGCCGGGTCCTGTCGCTTCTGTCCTTCGGCACCGGGTCCATCGCTGCGGCTGCTCAGATAGATGAGGCGATGCGCCGCAACGACCCGAAGGTGACACGGTTCCTTCAGATTGCTCCGGTCGCACTGCCGAAGTACAGAAACGGCTATACCCACCGGATCTGGCCGCTCGGCCATGACCGTCAACCGGGCGACCTGCCCCCGTTCGCGTGCGATTGGGTGGATCTGGTGCAAACGGCGCTTGGCCAGAAAGCCTTCCCCTTGCGGGCAGGTTCAGGAGATAGGACGAATACGCCCGGCACGCTTGCCGCCTGCTGCAGCGATCCCAGCCTGCTGAATGCGCTTCTGGCGGAGATCAGGGGCCGGCCGCCGTCGCCCACGCGCCGCTTTGCCTGA
- a CDS encoding SCO family protein: MTRYLALFLACLAGPCLGDEVSDAPIETLMPPDLPVTDAAGHSDGFVTRLRHRGPVIVSFFYTGCVSLCDVTNGILYGVDQTLLEDGGEPVTLVSFSIDPFNDSPAALRESAANFTPSDNWLWLTAGLRGTQPLMDGMGVTFESIQTHDAMFLVGDFCSFRFARIVGLPEPEQLIALARNVPECGSG, translated from the coding sequence ATGACACGATATCTTGCCCTGTTTCTTGCCTGTCTCGCCGGGCCGTGCCTTGGCGATGAAGTCAGCGATGCGCCGATCGAAACGCTGATGCCCCCCGATCTTCCCGTCACCGATGCCGCCGGGCACAGCGACGGGTTCGTGACGCGCCTCCGGCATCGCGGGCCTGTGATCGTCAGCTTCTTCTATACCGGCTGCGTGTCGCTCTGCGATGTCACGAACGGCATCCTCTACGGCGTCGACCAGACGCTTCTGGAAGACGGCGGGGAACCCGTCACTCTCGTCAGTTTCAGCATCGACCCGTTCAACGATTCCCCCGCAGCGCTCCGCGAGTCGGCGGCGAACTTCACGCCCAGCGACAACTGGCTTTGGCTTACCGCAGGGCTGCGGGGGACGCAGCCGCTGATGGACGGAATGGGAGTCACCTTCGAGAGCATTCAGACGCATGACGCGATGTTCCTTGTCGGCGATTTCTGTTCGTTCCGCTTCGCCCGGATCGTCGGCCTGCCGGAGCCTGAGCAGCTGATCGCACTTGCCAGGAACGTGCCCGAATGCGGTTCTGGCTGA
- a CDS encoding c-type cytochrome yields the protein MRFWLIALLLIPMPARSETPGAALFLRGEGAEVAINATIDMPATRFSCAGCHGADGAGRAEGGTVFPPIRWSALDVAGYDEQAFIRALTEGITPDDRTLSRSMPRFKADRQLLAALADHLRTLDALGGITATEIGVRPSGDAALDAGFIAAIARVNEDGGAFGRKLVVTEEENAGLDLVAFARNQWAKMETACLAAAIAAIRDDGHRTLSISGVANDDVVYRVRAAGLKIDPAAQAVLHIGTEDHVAPMRRSHFGCIDQLGPLAASLVQDGGHVTLVVPDRQALVWAVSSRRSGQEMRGYVLGSMIGRAALTAGRDLTLATLTEAAQNLTISTELVRLSR from the coding sequence ATGCGGTTCTGGCTGATCGCGCTTCTGCTCATCCCGATGCCTGCACGGTCCGAAACACCGGGAGCTGCCCTGTTCCTGCGGGGAGAGGGTGCAGAAGTCGCCATCAACGCCACGATCGATATGCCTGCGACGCGGTTCTCCTGTGCCGGCTGCCACGGAGCCGATGGCGCGGGACGGGCCGAGGGCGGGACCGTGTTTCCCCCGATCAGGTGGTCGGCCCTGGACGTCGCGGGCTACGACGAGCAGGCTTTCATCCGCGCGTTGACCGAAGGGATTACACCGGACGATCGCACGCTGTCGCGCTCCATGCCACGTTTCAAGGCGGACAGACAGCTTCTCGCCGCGCTGGCAGATCATCTCAGGACGCTCGACGCCCTCGGCGGGATAACGGCAACCGAGATCGGCGTAAGGCCAAGCGGGGATGCGGCGCTGGACGCCGGCTTCATCGCGGCCATTGCAAGGGTTAACGAAGATGGCGGCGCCTTCGGTCGGAAGCTGGTGGTGACGGAGGAGGAGAATGCCGGACTGGACCTCGTCGCCTTTGCCCGCAATCAGTGGGCAAAGATGGAAACTGCATGTCTTGCCGCCGCGATTGCTGCGATCCGCGACGACGGACACCGGACCTTGTCGATCAGCGGGGTCGCAAACGATGATGTTGTCTACCGCGTCCGCGCCGCCGGGCTGAAGATCGATCCTGCCGCACAGGCGGTGCTTCACATCGGGACAGAGGACCACGTGGCGCCTATGCGCCGGTCGCATTTCGGCTGCATCGATCAACTTGGCCCGCTTGCGGCCAGCCTGGTTCAGGACGGAGGCCACGTGACGCTGGTTGTTCCCGACCGGCAAGCCCTTGTTTGGGCGGTTTCGTCGCGGCGCTCCGGGCAGGAGATGCGCGGCTATGTGCTTGGCAGCATGATCGGCCGCGCCGCGCTGACTGCCGGGCGGGACCTCACACTCGCCACCTTGACCGAAGCCGCGCAAAATCTGACAATTTCGACGGAACTGGTGCGGTTGTCTCGATGA
- the choX gene encoding choline ABC transporter substrate-binding protein — MMGFPAAALSATLVLFCATQAFADDPSACRTLRMSDPGWTDINVTNALAKTVFDALGYDTEIATLSVPIGYEALKSGQSDVFLGNWMPAQTSFREDLDKADAVEVLGRNLDGAKFTLAVTRAGRDLGVADFADLDAHKDAFGGKIYGIEPGAPANQTIGNMIAADKFGLGDWELVETGEQAMLAQAARNQAAGTPMVFLAWAPHPMNESLDITYLTGGDAEFGPDYGGAEVFTLARTGWPEQCPNAARLLKQMTFTVPMENRIMGAILDDGQSPEDAAQAWLKANPNVLGPWLDGVTTLDGQPGLAAVQAALK, encoded by the coding sequence ATGATGGGCTTTCCCGCGGCCGCGCTGTCGGCCACGCTGGTTCTTTTCTGCGCGACGCAGGCATTTGCCGACGATCCTTCCGCGTGCAGGACGCTTCGCATGTCCGATCCGGGCTGGACCGATATCAACGTGACCAATGCGCTTGCAAAGACGGTGTTCGATGCGCTTGGCTATGACACCGAGATCGCGACCCTGTCGGTGCCGATCGGCTATGAGGCGCTGAAAAGCGGGCAGAGCGATGTGTTCCTGGGCAACTGGATGCCGGCGCAGACGTCGTTCCGCGAGGATCTGGACAAGGCGGATGCGGTAGAGGTGCTGGGCCGCAATCTGGACGGCGCGAAGTTCACCCTTGCCGTCACGAGGGCGGGCAGGGATCTGGGCGTCGCCGATTTCGCCGATCTGGACGCTCACAAGGACGCATTCGGGGGCAAGATCTATGGGATCGAGCCGGGTGCGCCGGCGAACCAGACGATCGGCAACATGATCGCAGCCGACAAGTTCGGCCTCGGCGACTGGGAACTGGTCGAGACCGGCGAACAGGCGATGCTGGCGCAGGCGGCGCGCAATCAGGCCGCCGGCACGCCCATGGTGTTCCTTGCCTGGGCGCCGCATCCGATGAACGAAAGCCTCGACATCACCTATCTCACCGGCGGCGATGCCGAGTTCGGACCCGATTACGGCGGCGCCGAGGTCTTCACGCTGGCCCGGACCGGCTGGCCGGAACAATGCCCGAATGCGGCGAGGCTGCTGAAGCAGATGACCTTCACCGTGCCGATGGAAAACCGGATCATGGGCGCGATCCTGGATGACGGGCAGTCGCCCGAGGACGCCGCGCAGGCCTGGCTGAAGGCAAACCCCAACGTGCTGGGGCCGTGGCTGGACGGCGTGACCACGCTGGACGGGCAGCCCGGCCTTGCCGCGGTGCAGGCCGCGCTGAAGTGA